One genomic region from Drosophila busckii strain San Diego stock center, stock number 13000-0081.31 chromosome 3R, ASM1175060v1, whole genome shotgun sequence encodes:
- the LOC108604408 gene encoding protein turtle homolog B produces the protein MKHLPLIRMPLLCCLIIAALSLRLASIEAHEHSDGFKPDGEILRVLVNNSAQIKCDVGSSLTDDKVLLVVWYKNNLPIYSYDTRGAHAGTPSHWRDEEVLEDRAVFRTHKEPAELIINPVKEKDAGNFRCRVDFKLSQTRNSNVNLEVVVPPQQPVIYNERRLRIDSRAGPYEEGGSLEVTCVVYGGSPPPTVTWLMNGQLQNSVVDYTYDGAINSKLVVRNLSRIHQHAVYTCQASNFHKKYVATNITIELYLRPLLVEISFNNQPMSADRKYEIECQAIGSRPPAKITWWMGNLEMHGHSQKVSEDGNVSTSILTITPTREDHGKALSCRATNELVRNGIRETAMKLNVFFIPTLQLDLGSNLNPEDIEEGDDVYFECKVHANPAAYKVVWKHNHQIIQHNQRAGVIVSSGDLALQGVTRHQAGNYTCTASNVEGDGDSNIVELKVMYKPICRPDQKKIYGVARSESAEIVCEVDAFPPPENFKWSFNNTAETFDMPQSGFRPHSAQGSTLTYTPVKEMDFGTIMCWADNNVGQQKEPCVFHLIAAGKPEAPTNCTVVNQTSDSLEVYCIEGFDGGMRQRFLMEIYDQQSGILQANITAKFAVLSVTGLEAGRYFRMYIYAMNGRGRSEAVAVDGYTLKAAEKQTVALTSFKGSAQGAGSNNFELTPILSIGIFVGILVALVCIGIGTIAALKLRSHKHQQQQKFQHSNAKFSRPGNLQIKDKISLPLSHSEEMYDEKNPDVVPYSEVDGEYKQKSATQTPSGHLSTTSEAEISCKPGATANANVGSAVGAAGNADSGTYQSSKDDELHYAELALNNPNPSGSSSSAKKAAPSNAQQLPQQALPQQAAAAMSGTLPHGSSMRKMLPNLPATATLQRHKPNAGGMQHPHQHAPPPTYDYFEEPTIYAQIDAYKTRSGVAAAAAGIQVDTGGVAGVFGPCISSPGSQGTPSTVSPGTVQMYTLPPHPGGYHTLPHNHQQHQQQQQQQQQQLPHSQSKMPHSSASMMQMMQQQLQHHPTGNMPMPPSYQQHQQAQQQQLAHGQMLVSSNSSGLASTAAVASPSSSLSGLSAVGKSYSREIVTVRTPLMYSQQESCV, from the exons ATGGTGAAATCTTGCGCGTGCTTGTCAATAACTCGGCTCAAATCAAATGCGATGTGGGCTCCAGCTTGACCGATGACAAAGTGCTGCTGGTTGTCTggtacaaaaacaatttgcccaTTTATAG CTATGACACACGTGGCGCCCACGCGGGCACGCCCTCCCATTGGCGAGACGAGGAGGTGCTTGAGGATCGCGCTGTCTTTCGCACGCACAAGGAGCCGGCGGAATTGATTATAAATCCAGTTAAG GAAAAGGATGCGGGCAACTTTCGCTGTCGTGTGGACTTTAAGCTATCGCAGACAAGGAACAGCAATGTCAACTTGGAAGTAGTTG TCCCACCACAGCAGCCTGTCATTTATAATGAGCGGCGCTTGCGTATTGATTCGCGAGCGGGTCCCTATGAGGAGGGCGGCAGCTTGGAAGTCACCTGCGTCGTCTATGGCG GCTCGCCACCGCCAACTGTTACTTGGCTCATGAATGGACAACTTCAGAATAGCGTTGTGGACTACACATACGACGGCGCCATCAACAGCAAGTTGGTGGTACGCAACTTGTCACGCATTCACCAGCATGCGGTCTACACGTGTCAGGCGAGCAATTTCCACAAGAAATACGTTGCCACCAATATAACCATTGAGCTCTACT TGCGACCGCTGCTGGTCGAAATAAGCTTCAACAATCAGCCCATGTCGGCAGATCGCAAATACGAGATTGAGTGCCAGGCGATTGGATCGCGGCCGCCAGCCAAAATAACCTGGTGGATGGGTAATCTAGAGATGCATGGACATAGTCAGAAG GTCTCTGAGGATGGCAATGTCAGCACTTCTATTTTGACTATAACGCCCACAAGGGAGGATCATGGCAAGGCGCTATCCTGTCGTGCCACCAATGAACTAGTGCGCAATGGCATACGAGAGACAGCAATGAAACTGAATGTGTTCT TTATACCCACCTTACAACTGGACCTGGGCTCAAATCTAAATCCCGAGGATATCGAGGAAGGCGATGATGTTTACTTCGAGTGCAAAGTGCATGCAAATCCAGCCGCTTACAAAGTTGTCTGGAAACACAAT CATCAAATCATACAGCACAACCAGCGTGCGGGCGTCATCGTTAGCAGCGGCGACTTGGCGCTGCAGGGCGTCACACGTCATCAGGCCGGAAACTATACATGCACAGCCTCCAATGTGGAGGGTGATGGCGACTCCAACATCGTGGAGCTCAAAGTGATGT ATAAACCAATTTGCAGGCCCGATCAAAAGAAAATCTACGGCGTAGCACGCAGCGAATCTGCCGAAATCGTTTGCGAAGTTGATGCTTTTCCACCACCCGAAAACTTCAAGTGGTCCTTCAACAACACCGCCGAGACCTTTGATATGCCACAAAGCGGCTTTCGACCCCACTCCGCACAGGGCTCCACGCTCACCTATACGCCAGTTAAG GAAATGGACTTTGGCACTATCATGTGCTGGGCCGACAACAATGTGGGTCAGCAAAAGGAGCCGTGTGTATTTCATTTGATAGCTGCCGGCAAGCCGGAAGCGCCAACCAATTGCACCGTGGTCAATCAAACGTCCGATTCGCTGGAAGTCTACTGCATTGAAG GTTTCGATGGTGGCATGCGCCAGAGATTTCTCATGGAAATCTATGATCAGCAGAGCGGCATACTCCAGGCAAACATAACCGCCAAGTTTGCGGTGCTAAGTGTGACAGGCCTCGAGGCTGGACGCTATTTTCGCATGTATATCTATGCAATGAATGGACGTGGACGCAGCGAGGCGGTGGCCGTGGATGGCTACACGCTTAAAGCCGCTGAGAAGCAAACTG TTGCATTGACCTCGTTCAAGGGCAGCGCACAGGGCgccggcagcaacaactttgagCTAACACCCATTTTGTCAATTGGCATATTTGTGGGCATACTGGTGGCTTTGgtctgcattggcattggAACGATTGCTGCATTGAAGCTGCGCTCGCAtaagcatcagcagcaacagaaatttCAACATTCTAATGCAAAGTTCTCACGTCCgggcaatttgcaaattaaggATAAAATCTCATTGCCATTGAGTCACTCCGAGGAGATGTACGACGAGAAGAATCCCGATGTGGTGCCATACAGTGAGG TGGATGGcgaatataaacaaaaatcagcAACACAAACGCCATCGGGACATCTCTCAACAACCAGCGAAGCGGAAATCAGCTGCAAGCCTGGCGCCACAGCTAACGCTAACGTTGGCAGCGCTGTGGGCGCTGCCGGCAACGCAGACAGCGGCACCTATCAAAGTAGCAAG GACGATGAGCTGCACTATGCTGAGCTGGCGCTTAACAATCCCAAtcccagcggcagcagcagcagcgccaaaaagGCAGCACCAAGCAAtgctcagcagctgccacagcaggCGCTGCCACAGCAAGCAGCCGCCGCCATGAGCGGCACATTGCCACACGGCTCCAGCATGCGCAAAATGCTACCAAACCTGCCGGCAACGGCCACGCTGCAGCGCCACAAGCCAAATGCGGGCGGCATGCAGCATCCGCATCAGCATGCGCCGCCACCCACATACGATTATTTCGAGGAGCCAACGATATATGCACAAATAGATGCCTACAAGACACGCagtggcgtcgctgctgctgctgctggcatacAGGTGGACACTGGGGGAGTGGCTGGGGTCTTTGGGCCATGCATTTCATCGCCAGGATCACAGGGTACGCCATCGACAGTGTCGCCAGGCACGGTGCAGATGTATACGCTGCCTCCGCATCCGGGCGGCTATCACACTCTGCCGCACAATcatcagcagcaccaacagcagcagcagcagcagcagcaacagctgccgcaCAGTCAGTCAAAGATGCCGCACAGCTCGGCTTCAATGATGCAAATgatgcagcaacagttgcagcatcATCCAACTGGCAACATGCCCATGCCGCCATCCTaccagcagcatcaacaggcgcagcagcagcagctggcgcatgGCCAAATGCTCGTctcgagcaacagcagcggcttgGCCTCCACTGCCGCCGTTGCCAGTCCCAGCAGCTCGCTCTCCGGACTCTCCGCCGTGGGCAAGTCCTATTCGCGTGAGATTGTCACTGTGCGCACACCGCTCATGTATTCGCAGCAGGAGAGCTGCGTCTAA